The proteins below come from a single Alnus glutinosa chromosome 9, dhAlnGlut1.1, whole genome shotgun sequence genomic window:
- the LOC133877030 gene encoding uncharacterized protein LOC133877030 yields the protein MITMALEQKETMQKYSEAYMRCLKSKVFHQNLQYSRNSVGNFPDSKDEVSSYSGGRLVEPDNSFSSPSFVPPNEGYYRPMHQQDFYVWSAFHPNIQKAEQNQFHALESCFYPMKYEHNFPMDDGFGSVPFRMSSQSYQPDFQFQEFQYFVVIDFEATCDKEKKPHPQEIIEFPSVLVNSMTGQVEDCFQIYVRPTYNQLLSDFCRELTGIQQTQVDKGVLLSEALLMHDKWLEEKGIKNTKFAVVTWSNWDCRVMLESECRLKRIHKPPYFNRWINLKVPFQEVFGVKCNLKAAVQLAGLVWEGRAHCGLDDAKNTAHLLTRLMHCGFRFTITDSLTCQSANCSLAMQQVPDRRSGFSQQSSGVKQPTLPLIQFHPIQVDPSKGQGMLCYCGVKSSKQMLWKPGPKPGSCFFGCGNWTATRGAQCSYFVWATA from the exons ATGATCACGATGGCCCTTGAACAGAAGG AAACAATGCAAAAGTACTCTGAGGCATACATGAGATGCCTCAAGAGCAAGGTATTCCATCAGAATCTGCAATATAGCAGGAATTCTGTGGGAAATTTCCCTGATTCTAAAGATGAAGTTAGTAGCTACTCAGGAGGTCGTTTGGTGGAACCTGACAACTCATTCAGCAGCCCCTCGTTTGTGCCTCCAAATGAAGGTTATTATAGACCAATGCACCAACAAGATTTTTATGTTTGGTCTGCTTTTCATCCCAACATTCAAAAAGCAGAGCAGAACCAGTTTCATGCACTTGAAAGCTGTTTTTATCCCATGAAGTATGAGCACAATTTTCCTATGGATGATGGATTTGGATCTGTGCCCTTCAGGATGTCATCACAAAGTTACCAACCGGATTTTCAATTTCAAGAGTTCCAATATTTTGTGGTAATTGACTTTGAGGCAACCTGCGACAAGGAGAAGAAGCCTCACCCTCAAGAGATTATTGAGTTTCCATCTGTATTAGTAAACAGTATGACTGGCCAAGTGGAagattgttttcaaatttatgtGCGGCCCACATACAATCAACTTCTAAGTGATTTCTGCAGGGAGCTTACTGGCATCCAGCAAACCCAG GTGGACAAAGGTGTTCTTCTTAGTGAAGCTTTACTTATGCATGATAAGTGGCTTGAAGAGAAAGGGATTAAAAATACCAAATTTGCCGTGGTGACATGGTCAAATTGGGATTGTCGGGTAATGTTGGAATCTGAGTGTCGACTTAAGAGGATCCATAAGCCACCATATTTTAACAG ATGGATCAACCTCAAGGTCCCATTTCAAGAGGTATTTGGAGTCAAATGCAACCTAAAAGCAGCAGTCCAGCTGGCTGGCCTAGTGTGGGAAGGCCGTGCTCATTGTGGCCTAGATGATGCTAAAAACACTGCGCATCTGCTCACCCGTCTAATGCACTGTGGATTTAGGTTTACAATAACCGACTCACTGACCTGTCAGTCTGCGAATTGCTCCTTGGCAATGCAGCAGGTCCCGGATCGTCGATCTGGCTTTTCCCAGCAATCGTCTGGGGTTAAGCAACCGACACTGCCTTTAATCCAGTTCCACCCAATCCAGGTTGATCCcagtaaagggcaaggcatgtTGTGCTATTGTGGGGTGAAAAGTAGCAAACAAATGCTTTGGAAACCAGGACCAAAGCCTGGGAGCTGCTTCTTTGGGTGCGGTAATTGGACTGCCACTAGAGGGGCCCAATGTTCTTATTTCGTATGGGCTACTGCCTGA